From Synchiropus splendidus isolate RoL2022-P1 chromosome 10, RoL_Sspl_1.0, whole genome shotgun sequence, the proteins below share one genomic window:
- the LOC128765649 gene encoding claudin-10 produces the protein MRKRLIQVFGFLITSLGWLFVLCTMAMDFWRISQLGGQGGSFIIKVAWYWSNLWKDCFTDSTAVTNCRDFPVLWSVTPYVQGVRGLLMCGLTFGFFAVVLCFLGMECTFIGGGEQAKDKMLLAGAVFHFAGGISDIAGYCLYINRVARNAFAESLSPGALRYDLGPPIFLGLVGCFLIYLGAIMYAVTVYRVVFPESKVIYAYGTRTYMSPRTRGRPLYSGYYQPSGQYGYYMDSKRSSSSRISKLSLTSPAKISERDAFV, from the exons ATGAGGAAGAGACTGATCCAGGTGTTCGGCTTCTTGATCACGTCGCTGGGATGGCTCTTCGTCCTCTGCACCATGGCCATGGACTTCTGGAGGATCAGCCAGCTGGGAGGCCAGGGAGGCTCCTTCATCATCAAGGTGGCCTGGTACTGGTCCAACCTGTGGAAGGACTGTTTCACCGACTCCACCGCCGTCACCAACTGCCGGGACTTCCCCGTGCTCTGGAGCGTCACCC CGTACGTCCAGGGTGTGCGAGGCTTGCTCATGTGTGGCTTGACCTTCGGCTTCTTCGCCGTCGTCCTCTGCTTCTTGGGAATGGAGTGCACCTTCATCGGAGGCGGGGAACAAGCCAAGGACAAAATGCTGCTGGCTGGAGCCGTCTTCCATTTTGCCGGAG GGATCTCGGACATCGCCGGCTACTGCTTATACATCAACAGAGTGGCCCGGAATGCCTTCGCCGAGTCTCTGTCGCCAGGAGCCTTGAG GTACGACTTGGGGCCTCCCATCTTCCTCGGACTGGTCGGCTGCTTCCTCATCTATCTCGGGGCGATAATGTACGCCGTCACCGTCTATCGCGTGGTCTTCCCCGAGAG TAAAGTCATCTACGCCTACGGGACGCGCACGTACATGTCCCCTCGCACCCGAGGCCGACCCCTCTACTCCGGGTACTACCAGCCCTCCGGGCAGTACGGATACTACATGGATTCCAAACGATCCAGCAGTTCCAGGATTTCCAAACTCTCTCTCACCTCGCCGGCGAAGATATCGGAAAGAGACGCCTTCGTCTGA
- the LOC128765650 gene encoding claudin-10-like isoform X2, producing MANMANQILAFVLATSGWVLVSSTLPTDYWKVSSLDGTVITTATYWSNLWKTCVTDSTGVSNCKDFPSMLALDGYIQACRGLMIAAVCLGFFGTVFALVGMKCTKIGGTDGSKAKIACFAGANFILSGLCSVSACSLYAHRITSEFFDPLFVAQKYELGAALFIGWAGSVLCILGGTLLCFSIPCSSRKARSPGAYRGAASHSHVSSYQRGQSRSMGQRPPPDYTNASRVQHFDKNAYV from the exons ATGGCTAACATGGCCAAC CAGATCCTGGCCTTCGTCTTAGCCACCTCAGGATGGGTGCTGGTGTCCTCCACCCTGCCCACCGACTACTGGAAGGTGTCCTCTCTGGACGGGACGGTCATCACCACCGCGACCTACTGGTCCAATCTGTGGAAGACCTGCGTGACCGACTCCACCGGGGTCTCCAACTGCAAGGACTTTCCCTCCATGCTGGCGTTGGACG GCTACATCCAAGCGTGTCGAGGATTGATGATCGCAGCCGTCTGCCTGGGATTCTTCGGGACGGTCTTCGCTCTGGTCGGCATGAAATGCACCAAAATCGGGGGGACGGACGGCAGCAAGGCCAAGATCGCCTGCTTTGCTGGGGCGAACTTCATTCTGAGTG GCCTCTGCTCCGTCTCGGCCTGCTCTCTGTATGCACACCGGATAACGTCAGAGTTTTTCGACCCGCTGTTCGTGGCACAGAA GTATGAGCTGGGAGCAGCGCTCTTCATCGGCTGGGCCGGCTCGGTCCTCTGCATCCTCGGAGGAACTCTGCTCTGCTTCTCCATCCCGTGCTCCTCGAGGAAGGC CCGCAGTCCCGGGGCCTACAGAGGTGCCGCCTCACATTCTCACGTCTCCTCGTACCAGAGAGGTCAGTCCAGGTCGATGGGCCAGAGGCCTCCTCCGGACTACACCAACGCCTCCAGGGTTCAGCACTTCGATAAGAACGCTTACGTATAA
- the LOC128765650 gene encoding claudin-10-like isoform X1 produces the protein MSGLQIVAFLGALGGLGATIAATVSNEWRATSRASSVITATWVLQGLWNNCAGNAIGALHCRPHHTIFALEGYIQACRGLMIAAVCLGFFGTVFALVGMKCTKIGGTDGSKAKIACFAGANFILSGLCSVSACSLYAHRITSEFFDPLFVAQKYELGAALFIGWAGSVLCILGGTLLCFSIPCSSRKARSPGAYRGAASHSHVSSYQRGQSRSMGQRPPPDYTNASRVQHFDKNAYV, from the exons ATGTCCGGCCTGCAGATCGTGGCTTTCTTGGGGGCCCTGGGCGGGCTGGGAGCCACCATAGCCGCCACCGTGTCCAATGAGTGGAGGGCCACCAGTCGCGCCTCGTCGGTCATCACGGCCACCTGGGTCCTGCAGGGCCTGTGGAACAACTGCGCCGGGAACGCCATCGGAGCGCTGCACTGCCGCCCGCATCACACCATCTTTGCCCTCGAAG GCTACATCCAAGCGTGTCGAGGATTGATGATCGCAGCCGTCTGCCTGGGATTCTTCGGGACGGTCTTCGCTCTGGTCGGCATGAAATGCACCAAAATCGGGGGGACGGACGGCAGCAAGGCCAAGATCGCCTGCTTTGCTGGGGCGAACTTCATTCTGAGTG GCCTCTGCTCCGTCTCGGCCTGCTCTCTGTATGCACACCGGATAACGTCAGAGTTTTTCGACCCGCTGTTCGTGGCACAGAA GTATGAGCTGGGAGCAGCGCTCTTCATCGGCTGGGCCGGCTCGGTCCTCTGCATCCTCGGAGGAACTCTGCTCTGCTTCTCCATCCCGTGCTCCTCGAGGAAGGC CCGCAGTCCCGGGGCCTACAGAGGTGCCGCCTCACATTCTCACGTCTCCTCGTACCAGAGAGGTCAGTCCAGGTCGATGGGCCAGAGGCCTCCTCCGGACTACACCAACGCCTCCAGGGTTCAGCACTTCGATAAGAACGCTTACGTATAA
- the LOC128765747 gene encoding claudin-10-like — MYLQVFAFILAVSGWMLVTSTLAIEYWKVYTLDGVVLATTTYMSNLWKMCVADLTGVSDCKDFPSMLALDDTLHACRALIISSVCLTFFGNGLALMGMECTKLVGKRKPKVVLVWVAGVTYALSGLCSLTACSLYAHQVTSEFFDPNFMAQKYDFGAALFIGWSGSFLCIAAGIILCSSLACLSKEPCVRRSARSWAPQPGPP; from the exons ATGTATCTGCAAGTCTTTGCTTTCATCCTGGCAGTTTCCGGGTGGATGCTGGTGACCTCCACTCTGGCCATCGAGTACTGGAAGGTCTACACGCTGGACGGCGTCGTGCTGGCAACCACCACCTACATGTCCAACCTGTGGAAGATGTGCGTGGCGGACCTGACCGGGGTCTCCGACTGCAAAGACTTCCCGTCCATGCTCGCCCTAGACG ACACGCTCCACGCCTGCCGGGCGCTGATCATCTCCTCGGTGTGCCTGACGTTTTTCGGCAACGGTCTGGCTCTCATGGGGATGGAGTGCACCAAGCTGGTGGGGAAGAGGAAGCCCAAGGTGGTGCTAGTTTGGGTCGCCGGTGTGACCTACGCCCTGAGTG GCCTGTGCTCCCTCACCGCCTGCTCGCTGTACGCGCACCAAGTCACCTCCGAGTTCTTCGACCCAAATTTCATGGCGCAAAA GTACGACTTTGGAGCCGCGCTCTTCATCGGCTGGTCGGGCTCCTTCCTCTGCATCGCCGCAGGGATCATCTTGTGCTCCTCTCTGGCCTGCCTGTCCAAGGAACCGTGTGTGAGGAGATCAGCTCGCAGCTGGGCTCCACAGCCCGGACCACCGTGA